The DNA region TGAATATTTAGGTTCAGTTGAAGCTATTATAGATTTTGATTATTTATCACATGAACTTGCTAAAAAAGGTTATGAGCTATTTGTATTATTAGATAAAGAATACTTAAATATTGCAAGTGAATTAAAAAATAAAAAAAGAATAAAAGACTATATTCTTATAAATAAAGCTAATATTCATCACTTAAATAATTTAGATTTAGATAATATTAAAGATTATGGATATATTTCAAATGAAAATTACTCCTTTGCTTATTTCTCATATTATGGTTTAGATAATAAGCATTTAGGATATATTTTCACAGGAATTGATAATAATAAGCATTTAGATATCAGTAATGATTATAAATATGAAACTATATATATCAACTCTAAGGTTAAAATTAAATGAGACTTTTACTGCTAGAAGATAATTTAGATTATAAAGATACTATTAAAGAGTATTTAGAATCCTTAGGATATCAAATTGATGATTTTGAAGATGGCGAAGATGCATTAAATGCTATTTATATAAATAAATACCATTTATTAATTTTGGATATAAAAGTTCCATCTTTAAGTGGATATGAACTAGTAAAAACAATTAGAGAAGATAATAACAATACTCCTGTAATTTATATAACTTCTCTTACTGATATAAATAATCTAAGCTTAGGATATGAATTAGGTTGTAATGACTATATAAAAAAACCTTTTTCACCTAAAGAATTAAAATATAGAATTGAACAACTTATAAAACTATTTTATACTGATGAAAGTTCTGATCAAATCAAATTAAAACCTAATTTTACATATAACATTTTAAAAAGAGAACTTTTTATAAATAATACTTTGATTAACTTAACAAAAAAAGAAAAAAGAGTAGTTTTTTGTTTAGTATCAAATAAGAATCAATTTGTAAGTATAGATAAACTAAGAAATGACGTATGGGAAGATAAGTATATTTGTGAAGCAGATATTAGAGTTTGTATTAAAAAAATTAGAGATAAAACTTCAAAAGAATTTATTATAAACCAAAGAGGCATAGGATATAAAATTGATAGAGAAAAGTAAAAACTTTATTCTAAAAATTTCTATTTTTTATACTGGAATATTTTTTATATTTATTGCTATTCCTACATACTTTTATACTAATTTAGAATTAGAAAATTATAAAAATACTCAAAATAGACTATTAATAGAGCATGCTCAAATAATACAAAGAGCAATTTATGACTTCTCAAACTCTAAAAGTGATACTTTTATTTTTCCAAAATCTTTTAAATTTGAAGCAACTTTATTAACAAAAGATAAAAAAGTAATATATCAAACAAGAAATCTAAATGTAAATAGTAACTTGAAAATGTCTATAGAAGTAGAGCTCTCAAATAATAGATTAAATTCAAAATATCTTCAACTTAGCAAAAAAATCTCTTTTGATGAAGTATATTTCAAAATTCTTATCTTAAGTCTTGGTATTGGGCTTTTTATTTTCATTTCTATTTATTTTGTTATAAAAGCAAGTGTTGAACCTTATAAAAAAGCAAATGAATATTTAGATGCTTTTTTCAATGATGCAATGCATGAACTAAAAACCCCACTTGGAATCATACAACTAAATCTTGAAATACTTGAAAATAAGCAAAAAAAAGCAAAAGAACTTGAGCGTTCAATAAATGCTACAAAAAATCTTTTTTTAGTCTATGAAGATATTGAATATTTAATAAAACAAAAAAGAGTTCAATACAATAAAGAAGATATAGATTTTACAAATATATTAAAACAAAGATTAGATCAATTTGAAAGCTTAGCAAGTCCCAAAAGTATTAAATTCAATGTAAATATAGAAGAGAATATAAATTTAATAATAAATAGAACACATATTCTAAGAATTATTGATAATACACTTTCAAATGCAATAAAATATTCATTTAAAGAAACTATAATCACAATTAATTTAATAAAAAAAGAAAACCATATTATTTTCAGTGTCCATAATTATTCAAATCCAATAAAAAATAAGAAAAATATTTTTATGAGATATGAAAAAGAAAACCATATAAAAGGTGGTTTTGGAATAGGACTAAATATTATAAAAAATATTTGTCAAGAAAATAATATTAATATATTTTTAGATTCTACAGAAAAAGATGGAACAACTTTCAAATATATTTTTTTTAAATAAGACTTATTTTATACTTAATTATAACTTAAAACATACACTTTAAAATATACACTAAAGTAACTCTTTAAATGTAAAATAATTTTATATAAAAAGGAGTTACTGTGAAACTTAACAAAAAAAGATTAATTCTTATTTCAACTTTATTGACAACTGTTTTTTCTTCAAGTGTTTTTGCTTTTGATAAAAAAGAGTTACAAAAAAGAAGTGATAGAGGATTTGAACAACCTAAAATGGAATATGTAGTTCCAGATATGAAAGATTTACCTGATAATCAATATGGGAAATTAGTTAAATATGGTAAAGAACTTATTGTTCATACATATAAATATATAGGACCTGAAGTTGAAGATGCAAGTATGAGATATACAGGAAATAATAATGCATGTCAAAACTGTCACTTAGATGCAGGAACAAAAAAGTATTCTGCTCCTTTTGTAGGAACTTTTGGTGCATTTCCTCAATATAGACCAAGAGAAGATGGTATTGGAACTTTAAGTGCAAGAATAAATGGATGTATGCAAAGAAGTATGAATGGATACTCTTTACCAACAGAAGGTAAAGAAATGAAAGCCATGAAAGCTTATATGCATTGGTTAAGTCAAGCTTATCCTGTAGGAGGAGCAAAACTTGAAGGTAGAAGATTAACTAAAATTGATAGAGAAATGGTGAAAACTACTAAGGCAGATGTTGTAAATGGTGAAAAAGTTTATTCACAAAATTGTGCATCATGTCATGGAGCAAATGGTGAAGGAATTAAAAATCCTGGACGTGCAAATGGTTATATGTTCCCAAAATTATGGGGAAGTGACGATACTTACAATAAAGGTGCAGGAATGTATAGATTATTAAAATCTGCTGACTTTATTAAAGCAAATATGCCTCTAGGTGCAACAAAAGAAAACCCTATATTAACAGATAAAGAAGCATATGATGTTGCTGCATTTATGAATCAAGATAGTCATTATAGACCAGAAAAAATCAATAGAACTTCTGATTTTCCAGATGATATTGTAAAAGCTCCTGATGTTTATAGACCAAATATGGAAACTATAGAACATCAATTTGGACCTTTTGGTAAACTAATGAAATAAATAAAATAGCCAAGAAAATAGAAAAAACTATGAAAGTAAAATAGTTTTTCTATTTTTTGCTAAACTTCTTAAAATATTTACTAAAAAGTATTTCTCTCTAAATCATTTTCAATCTTAAAAAAATAATAAGTAATCATAAAATTCTCTAGAATAACTGTTGATAAATATATCTTTCTAGAAAGTTAGTTTTAAGTTAATAGATGTTACATTTAATTATATCTTTCTAGAAAGACAGTATTCAAAGGACGTAAATTCTATATTACAGCTTTTGCAGTTAAATATTATCAATTGTGGCTGTACTTTTAGGAATATACATGTTCTTTAATCCAGATTTTCAATTTGAAAATCCAAAAACAATAATTACTGAATATATATTTTCAGTGATAAATTAAAAAAGATTTAAAGTAAAAAAGGAACGAAGATGAAAATAAATACACTATCAATAGTAGTAGCACTATTAGTATCAGGAAGTGCAGTTTATGGACAAAGTGATGTAAATCAAGACCAAACAATTTATCAAATTGCAAAAAGATTAAATAATTATACTCGCCCTATAACTTTTACTCCTACAAAAGCAATAGCAGTAAATGGTTCAATTACAGAAAATATTGTTACAACAACACAAAATATAGTAAATAAAGAAGCACCTTTTCTTAAAAAAGGTATCGTAAAACCAGTAGGTGAGGATCAATTTAGTGCATGGGAAGCTGTAAGTGATGAAAGGGGAGCAGGTCATAATCAAACTGCTCCAAATCCTTTGACTTATTATGCAGCAGGATCAGCTTCAAGTTTATTAACTCAAGTTGAAAGAGCTATTCAAGTTATGGGTTTAGATGTGAAAGATGTAAAAGTAGAATCAGAAATATTTTTTAGATGGTCTGATACTATGAGTGATAAATGGTCTGGATACACAGATAAAGTTGTATCAAATATATTAATTTCAAGTAATGAACCAGCTTCAAAAATAAAAGAATTAAAACAAATGGCAATTAAAGCATGGGCAGTGGGAGAAGGTTTAGCAAATAAATCTACTATTGATGTAGGTATTCAAGTAAATACGGATAATTGGGCAGGATTACAAGCACACCTAGGAAAAGTAGGAACTCCACTATCAAAAGATAATGGTCAAATAATCACTAACATCACACCTGATTTAAATAATGTACTTCAAACAATTAAAGTTAAAGATGATTTCTCTATAGATATGCATAAATTTCCAAGTTCAATGGCATTTAGTGAAATTGTAATTGCGCAATCTGCAAATGATAAAACAAGACCATTTATGCATAAAATTAGAGCAAAATCATTAACTGAAAACTATGCAACTTGGGAACTTTATACTGATGATAGTCGTGGATATGAAGGAATAGATAAAGCACCAACGTCAAGAGATTACTTTACTTTAGGAACATCTTTTTGTTTAATGAGTCAATTAACTGCAGCTAAGGGTTACTATCATCAAAAAGGGATTAATATAGATAACTATAGAGTTGAACATCAATTTGATTATGTTCAAGATAATTTTATGACCCCTTCTATGAATGGTCATCTTGATAATGTTATTACAAAAGTTATTGTGACAAGTGATGCAAAAAAAGAAGAGTTAGTTAAATATGCTAAACAAGCACTTAGTATGTGTTTTGCAGGAGAAGGTATCCAAAATGAAACTGAGATGGAAACGAGTGTTTATTTAAATGGAAAAGTTGTCAAATAAATGAATAAAATATTAGATAACAAAACACTAAAAAAGATTTTTGTAATGATTGGGATGATGAGTCTAATAGGAGGTACTTTTATTGCTATTATGACTTATGCCAATATTGGATTTTCGAATAAGTTCTTCTTCACATGGTATAGCTCACTATTTTTTGCAATACTTGTAATGATGCCACTTGGTGCAATCATAATGATTATTTCAAATAAAATAGTTAAAATAAGTATCCCTAATCAAAAAGAAATTTTACAAAATATAGCCATTGGAATTCTTATGGCTTTATCAATGGAAGCAATAATGGCAGTAGTGACAACTATAAATATACATGGATACTCAGATTTCAATCTGTTTTCATCTTTTTGGTTAAAGAGTTATTTACTGGCACTTCCATTTGCTTTAGTAATGTCTCCAATGATGACCATTCTTGTTAAACCAAAATTAGATGCGTATTTAGCTAAATAAAAAATAAATATTAGGAGAAAGAATGAAAGGTAATTTATATAAGTTTACAATTGAGCATTTAGAAGATGCAAAAGGCAATGATCTTGAAGCAAATCCTTTAGTATTTGAAACAAAAAATCATGATGATATTTTTAAAATTGTAGAACAAATGGAAGGCAAGATGCAACTTGATAATCAAGATACAAAAGCATTACTTATTGGTTTAAAATTGTTTAGTGAAGTTATGTTGAAAAATAAGGATTCCAAACCTTTTAAAGAACTACTTCCCCACTTCAAAAACTTTATGAAAGAATTAAAAAAGAAATAAAAGGACAAATATATAATTATGCTCTTATGAAACTATAAGTGTATATGTACAAAAAAAATGGAAAAGTTATCAAATAAATTAAAATAAGAAGATAAAACTATCTTCTTATTATTAAGATAAAAAAGAATTAATCTTTCTAAAATATTTTTCAATTCCTACAAAAGAATGATTCCCACCCTCTTCTATTATCAAATTTGTTTCTTCAAGCTTTTCAGCGGCTTCTTCATAATCTAAAATTTCATCTTCATCTTGAAGTAAAGTTAAAAAGTTTTCAGGATTTTTGATAATCAAAACTTCATAATTTCGTAAAGATTGAGAATGAGAATGATTAAATTCAAACTTTGAATTATCATAATAAGATGTTGCTAATTCATATTCATCTTTTCTATAATTTTCTAATGTAATCCAAGGATAAACAGCAGGATTTATTAATACAGCTTTTAGATTATATTTATTTGCAAGATATAAACTATAAAAACCACCTAATGAAGAACCTATCAAAGATACCTTTTCACCTCTATTCAAAAAAGCCTCTATCAGCTGTTCTAGTGTAGCTATTGCTAAATTTGGTATTGTTGGAAGTGTTGGTGTAATTATCTCATCTTCAAAGTATTCTAAGAATTTTTGGGCTTTTACTCCAAAACCTGCACTTGCGAAACCATGTAAGTAAATTATCATTTAATTTTTTCCTAATTGTTTTATTATATAATTTTTCAATATTACTACAAAAAGGTTAAATATGAAATTATATACTTATTTTTTTATTGCAATTTTATTTTCAATAAACTTATATGCACAAACATTTACAATAAATTTAGAAAATGATGTCGTAGATGGAGATGACAATCATTATACAAATGGTACTTCATTTATGTATTTAAGCAATAAAGATACAAATGATTTAGAAAAATATGATAGTAAATTTTTTAAATACATTACTTCAATACCCACTTTTACACAAGATACAAAATACCAATCTTTTGGTATCGCCTATTCACAACTTGCATTTACTCCAGATGATTTAAAAAGAAGTGACAAAATAGTTGGAGATGTACCCTATGCAGGTGTTATAACTTTAGATTTTGCACTTTTTAAATGGAATGAAAATTTATTTCATCAATATATGTTAACAATAGGAATGGTAGGACCTAGTACAAAAACAGCAGAGTTTCAAAAAGGCTATCATGATATAACAGGAAATACAAAACCTGAAGGTTGGGATAATCAATTAAAAGATAATTTTTTATATAACTTTGCCTATTCATTTGGATATAAAAACTTCAAAAAAAGTTTTAGCTATGGAAAAATGGATATAATAAGTAGTGTTAGAATAGATCTTGGGAATTATAATAGAGCAGCAATGGTTGGAACTATGTTGAGATATGGGAATAACTATCCAGATACATTTAATACAGTAGGAAGACTTATAGGATCTAATGAGAATAATCTTTTAAATATAGACTCAAAAACAAATAAAGACTTTGGATGGGCGTTATCTTATGGTTTAGGGTACACATATACTGATTATTTTTATATAAATGATTATGATAAATCATATGAACTAGACAAAATAGAAGGTACACTTACACAACTAATTTCAATTGATACTTTTTATGATGATTTTTTATTATCATTCAATTTTAAAACTTCAAAATTAATTTTTACAAATGAAAATAGTACAAGAGAAAATTGGGGTGGAGTTAGCTTAACTTATATTTTTTAAATTTTATATACAAGGATAAATATTGAATACCAAAAGTAAATCATTTATTGAAGATACTTTAATTTTACTAGTAATAGGAGCTTTATTATATGGCTTATACTCTTTCTTTTTTGGATCTGAAGATATTACAGATAACTCATTTGAGAATCAAACTACTATTGAAAAGAAAATTGACATAAAGAAAAAAGAACCTGTAATAATAAATGAAGAACAAAAAATTATTACTACTACAGAAGATGAAAATCAAGAAGTAGAAGAAATAAAAACAATAAAATCTCTAGAAAATCTTCCAAAAGAAATAAAAGAGAAAGTAAAAGAAGTTCAAGAAGAAGTAATAATAGAGAAACTTCCAGAAGAAATCAAAGAAGAAATCTCAACTCCAATAACTATAGGAGAATTTTATAAATCAATAGAAGACAAAATCTATTCAAATATATCAAGAGATGTAGATAAAAGCCTAATAAACAATATAAGTGAAGTAAATATAAGATTAACTATCTTAAAAAATGGGAAATATCAACAATTAAAATATATGGATGGAAACAAACAATACTACAACTTGATTAAACCATCAATTTTAAAAGTATTTCCTCTTGAGATTGATGATTCATTAAAATATAAATTTCCAAGATATTTCAGAATGAAAGTAAAACCTTAAGTTTTACTCTCACCCCGTAAAGCAGTTCTAGCTGCTTTATCTACGATATTAAATACCTCATCAATATCATTTTTTAAGCTATTTTTTTTATGCCCTTTTACCTTAATAAACTCACAATTATATTTTTCTAAAAGCTTGAAAAAATCTCTATAAAGTTCACTATTGTTCAAAAGCTTACCCGAACTAGAATGATAATCCAAAGCTTGTAATTTTTCTTTTCTATGCAAAAGCCCAATAATATTTTGACAATCAGTATAAATCTCAATAGTAGAATCAATGATATTTATATCACTCAAAGCCCAAAGAAGTGTTTGTATTTCCAATTTTGTTGAAGAAGTATTTTCAAATCTTTTTAAAATAACATTTGATTTTAAATCATCTAAATTTTTCAAATTATCATCTGTAAGTAAAAGATAAGCACCAAAACCTATTTTTTTCTGAGGATTTACACTTCCATCTGTAAAGAGTTTTATTTTTTTCATATTATATATTATCCAATGTATTTAAATATTGTTTATTTGAAATTAGAGGAACAATTATAAGAAGGTTAATATATAGAAAAGAACTTTGGAGGAGTCGAACCTCCCTCTAGAATTACTTACAATTAATTTCTTAGTTCCCCGAAGCATAAAAGTTCATTATAAATTTAGTGCTTTATACCTTATTCTATCTAATACTTTTTGTTGTAAGATTAAAACATGTGATAATGCTTTATTATATCGTTTATATTCTTTAGTATTATTATTCATCTCTATTAACATATAACTAATTTTAATTTCTGCATTACTTAATAATATATGAATAGAATCATATTTTTTGATTTTCCCATATAATTTAACTAGCTTATCATATAAGTGTACAGATGTAGGATTATTTGCTGTAGCTAATAACAATATTTCAATTGAATCCTCCACTGAAATATTCTTTGTAAGTTGGTTTAATATTTCTATACTTTTTGATTTATGAAATTTTACATTTGATGCAAAACTCATGTTACTTCCAATATTTTTCTTTTTAGGTAAATGATCTTTACATATAATTTTATGATGAATAATACCATTTTTTTTATTTACAATTAATTGATTACCATTAGGCAAATATAAAAAAATAAACTTTTTTACTTTTTCACTTATAAAATTTGTATTCATTAGTTGCCAAATACTTAATCCAATTACAGATGAAAAACTAATTAAAAAAATTCTACGAGGTAAAATAGTTTTTAAGTTACAATATTTTTTAAATGAATTTTCTTTTTTAAATTGTAAAATAACATTCTTATTGACTAAAATAATAATCAATGTAGTAACTATTATTCCAATTGATGTAACTATTGAATTAACTGAATCTATAAAATCGTAAATTATCATATTGAATAAACAATATTTTTCATAGTATTATCTTCATAATGATTATTTCCTTTAATATAATTGTTCTAAATTTCTAAGTATCTGATAATAGCTATTTAATCTTCAATCTTGATTATTCCTTTTTTGTCTATTTACATTTCTTGCACTTATTATTTTAATAATTTCTTCGCCATCATCTGTAAAAAATAGATTAACAATGTCAATCATTAAAAATATTACATATTGAAATATTTTTAGATACATAAAAATATATTAGATATTATTTTAGTAAACCTTTTTTCATGAAATAACTAGGTAAATAATCTAAAGTCTTTTACTATCATTACCTATACAGTAAAAGAATTAAACAAAAATGATATAAAATCACCTTTAGATTTTTAAGGAAAATAAATGGCAAAGAAAAAAACATCACTATTTGAATGTCAACACTGTGGAGAACAAGCTACAAAATGGTTAGGAAAATGTCCTAGTTGTGGTTCTTGGGATTCTTTTATTGAGTTAAATCAAGACCAACAAGAAGTGATAAAACAAACTTCAAAAGTAAGAGATACAAAAACAAAAGCAACTCCAATTACTCAAATCAAACAAGATAATGTAGTTAGATTTTCTTCTAACAACGATGAGTTTGATTTAGTTTTAGGTGGAGGAATAGTTCCAGGAAGTCTTACTTTGATTGGGGGAAGTCCTGGGGTTGGTAAGTCTACTTTACTTTTAAAAGTTGCAGGTTCTATAGCAGCTGGTGGGAAAAAAGTTTTATATGTATCAGGTGAAGAAAGTGCTGGTCAGATAAAACTACGAGCTAATAGACTTGATGCAAATCACGATGATGTATATTTATTAAGTGAGATTAAACTAGAAGAGATACAAGACGAGCTTTTAAGAGTAGATTATGAAGTTGTGATTATTGATTCTATTCAAACAATTTATTCTTCAAATCTTACATCTGCACCAGGAAGTGTTTCGCAAGTGCGAGAGATTACTTTTGAGCTTATGAGAAAAGCAAAAGAATCAGATATTGCAATGTTTATAATAGGTCATATCACAAAAGATGGAAGTATAGCAGGACCTAGGGTTTTAGAACATATGGTTGATACTGTTTTATATTTTGAAGGTGAATCTTCAAAAGAGTTACGAATGCTTCGAGGTTTCAAAAATAGATTTGGTTCAACTTCTGAAATTGGTATTTTTGAAATGACAGCTGAGGGTTTAATATCTGCAAAAGATATTGCTTCAAAGTTTTTTGATAAATCAAAAGCTCAAAGTGGTTCAGCTTTGACAATTACTATGGAAGGAAGTCGTGCTTTAATACTTGAAGTTCAAGCTTTAGTAACAGAAAGTACCTATCCAAATCCAAAAAGAAGCGCAACAGGATTTGATGCAAATAGATTAAATATGCTTTTAGCCCTACT from Poseidonibacter antarcticus includes:
- a CDS encoding response regulator transcription factor, which encodes MRLLLLEDNLDYKDTIKEYLESLGYQIDDFEDGEDALNAIYINKYHLLILDIKVPSLSGYELVKTIREDNNNTPVIYITSLTDINNLSLGYELGCNDYIKKPFSPKELKYRIEQLIKLFYTDESSDQIKLKPNFTYNILKRELFINNTLINLTKKEKRVVFCLVSNKNQFVSIDKLRNDVWEDKYICEADIRVCIKKIRDKTSKEFIINQRGIGYKIDREK
- a CDS encoding sensor histidine kinase, producing MIEKSKNFILKISIFYTGIFFIFIAIPTYFYTNLELENYKNTQNRLLIEHAQIIQRAIYDFSNSKSDTFIFPKSFKFEATLLTKDKKVIYQTRNLNVNSNLKMSIEVELSNNRLNSKYLQLSKKISFDEVYFKILILSLGIGLFIFISIYFVIKASVEPYKKANEYLDAFFNDAMHELKTPLGIIQLNLEILENKQKKAKELERSINATKNLFLVYEDIEYLIKQKRVQYNKEDIDFTNILKQRLDQFESLASPKSIKFNVNIEENINLIINRTHILRIIDNTLSNAIKYSFKETIITINLIKKENHIIFSVHNYSNPIKNKKNIFMRYEKENHIKGGFGIGLNIIKNICQENNINIFLDSTEKDGTTFKYIFFK
- a CDS encoding c-type cytochrome, giving the protein MKLNKKRLILISTLLTTVFSSSVFAFDKKELQKRSDRGFEQPKMEYVVPDMKDLPDNQYGKLVKYGKELIVHTYKYIGPEVEDASMRYTGNNNACQNCHLDAGTKKYSAPFVGTFGAFPQYRPREDGIGTLSARINGCMQRSMNGYSLPTEGKEMKAMKAYMHWLSQAYPVGGAKLEGRRLTKIDREMVKTTKADVVNGEKVYSQNCASCHGANGEGIKNPGRANGYMFPKLWGSDDTYNKGAGMYRLLKSADFIKANMPLGATKENPILTDKEAYDVAAFMNQDSHYRPEKINRTSDFPDDIVKAPDVYRPNMETIEHQFGPFGKLMK
- a CDS encoding OsmC family protein yields the protein MKINTLSIVVALLVSGSAVYGQSDVNQDQTIYQIAKRLNNYTRPITFTPTKAIAVNGSITENIVTTTQNIVNKEAPFLKKGIVKPVGEDQFSAWEAVSDERGAGHNQTAPNPLTYYAAGSASSLLTQVERAIQVMGLDVKDVKVESEIFFRWSDTMSDKWSGYTDKVVSNILISSNEPASKIKELKQMAIKAWAVGEGLANKSTIDVGIQVNTDNWAGLQAHLGKVGTPLSKDNGQIITNITPDLNNVLQTIKVKDDFSIDMHKFPSSMAFSEIVIAQSANDKTRPFMHKIRAKSLTENYATWELYTDDSRGYEGIDKAPTSRDYFTLGTSFCLMSQLTAAKGYYHQKGINIDNYRVEHQFDYVQDNFMTPSMNGHLDNVITKVIVTSDAKKEELVKYAKQALSMCFAGEGIQNETEMETSVYLNGKVVK
- a CDS encoding lipid A deacylase LpxR family protein, which translates into the protein MKLYTYFFIAILFSINLYAQTFTINLENDVVDGDDNHYTNGTSFMYLSNKDTNDLEKYDSKFFKYITSIPTFTQDTKYQSFGIAYSQLAFTPDDLKRSDKIVGDVPYAGVITLDFALFKWNENLFHQYMLTIGMVGPSTKTAEFQKGYHDITGNTKPEGWDNQLKDNFLYNFAYSFGYKNFKKSFSYGKMDIISSVRIDLGNYNRAAMVGTMLRYGNNYPDTFNTVGRLIGSNENNLLNIDSKTNKDFGWALSYGLGYTYTDYFYINDYDKSYELDKIEGTLTQLISIDTFYDDFLLSFNFKTSKLIFTNENSTRENWGGVSLTYIF
- a CDS encoding DUF2798 domain-containing protein → MNKILDNKTLKKIFVMIGMMSLIGGTFIAIMTYANIGFSNKFFFTWYSSLFFAILVMMPLGAIIMIISNKIVKISIPNQKEILQNIAIGILMALSMEAIMAVVTTINIHGYSDFNLFSSFWLKSYLLALPFALVMSPMMTILVKPKLDAYLAK
- a CDS encoding YqiA/YcfP family alpha/beta fold hydrolase, with amino-acid sequence MIIYLHGFASAGFGVKAQKFLEYFEDEIITPTLPTIPNLAIATLEQLIEAFLNRGEKVSLIGSSLGGFYSLYLANKYNLKAVLINPAVYPWITLENYRKDEYELATSYYDNSKFEFNHSHSQSLRNYEVLIIKNPENFLTLLQDEDEILDYEEAAEKLEETNLIIEEGGNHSFVGIEKYFRKINSFLS
- a CDS encoding ribonuclease HI is translated as MKKIKLFTDGSVNPQKKIGFGAYLLLTDDNLKNLDDLKSNVILKRFENTSSTKLEIQTLLWALSDINIIDSTIEIYTDCQNIIGLLHRKEKLQALDYHSSSGKLLNNSELYRDFFKLLEKYNCEFIKVKGHKKNSLKNDIDEVFNIVDKAARTALRGESKT
- a CDS encoding DUF3861 domain-containing protein, with the translated sequence MKGNLYKFTIEHLEDAKGNDLEANPLVFETKNHDDIFKIVEQMEGKMQLDNQDTKALLIGLKLFSEVMLKNKDSKPFKELLPHFKNFMKELKKK
- the radA gene encoding DNA repair protein RadA; protein product: MAKKKTSLFECQHCGEQATKWLGKCPSCGSWDSFIELNQDQQEVIKQTSKVRDTKTKATPITQIKQDNVVRFSSNNDEFDLVLGGGIVPGSLTLIGGSPGVGKSTLLLKVAGSIAAGGKKVLYVSGEESAGQIKLRANRLDANHDDVYLLSEIKLEEIQDELLRVDYEVVIIDSIQTIYSSNLTSAPGSVSQVREITFELMRKAKESDIAMFIIGHITKDGSIAGPRVLEHMVDTVLYFEGESSKELRMLRGFKNRFGSTSEIGIFEMTAEGLISAKDIASKFFDKSKAQSGSALTITMEGSRALILEVQALVTESTYPNPKRSATGFDANRLNMLLALLEKKIDLPLNTYDVFINISGGIKIKESSADLAVVAAIISSFRDRPISKESVFIGEVSLTGEIKDVYSIDMRLKEAQAQGIKKAVIAQKTKLKLNLKEFPVDEVTKMIELF